One genomic segment of Oncorhynchus kisutch isolate 150728-3 linkage group LG15, Okis_V2, whole genome shotgun sequence includes these proteins:
- the LOC109879495 gene encoding BTB/POZ domain-containing protein KCTD16 has translation MALIENCKTQQAKETGSVQNPPSDVIELNVGGQVYYTRLHTLTSIPNSLLGRLFSTKKGSSNDLARDLRGRYFIDRDGFLFRYVLDYLRDKQVVLPDHFPEKGRLKREAEYFELPKLVKLLASEESKQFQDDPFHSDFDDASLGSDQRIYSSYSLDRRYGYITVGFKGTCAAPGGKDSQIDPKSQKAVPRIFISGRIGLAKEVFGNTLNESRDADRPADRYTSRFFLRFRHLERAFDMLSESGFHIVACNSSITASSISHYAPEKVWSNFTQYVFYRK, from the coding sequence ATGGCACTGATTGAGAATTGTAAAACCCAGCAGGCAAAAGAAACAGGGTCGGTGCAAAACCCGCCGTCTGATGTTATTGAACTAAACGTAGGAGGTCAGGTATACTATACTCGTCTCCATACTTTAACAAGCATCCCCAATTCCTTACTGGGACGGTTATTCTCCACCAAGAAGGGGTCCTCGAATGATTTGGCACGGGACCTCCGGGGACGTTATTTTATCGACAGAGATGGTTTTCTGTTCCGATATGTATTGGATTATCTGAGAGATAAGCAGGTTGTTCTACCGGACCACTTCCCAGAGAAAGGGAGGTTAAAACGGGAAGCGGAATACTTTGAACTCCCCAAACTGGTCAAACTGTTGGCGTCCGAGGAATCTAAACAGTTTCAGGACGACCCTTTTCACAGTGATTTCGACGACGCGTCGCTAGGCAGCGACCAGAGGATATATTCCTCCTACTCTCTGGACCGGAGGTATGGATACATAACCGTCGGTTTCAAAGGCACGTGTGCGGCACCGGGAGGCAAGGACAGCCAGATTGACCCCAAATCCCAAAAAGCAGTACCCAGAATCTTCATCAGCGGAAGGATCGGCCTCGCCAAAGAGGTGTTTGGAAACACCCTGAACGAGAGCCGAGACGCGGACAGGCCTGCGGACAGGTACACCTCCCGGTTCTTCCTCCGGTTCCGTCACTTGGAGCGGGCCTTTGACATGCTGTCGGAGAGCGGATTCCACATCGTTGCCTGTAACTCGTCGATCACCGCTTCTTCCATCAGCCATTACGCACCCGAGAAAGTCTGGTCCAACTTCACGCAGTACGTCTTCTACCGTAAGTGA